A stretch of Fusarium poae strain DAOMC 252244 chromosome 2, whole genome shotgun sequence DNA encodes these proteins:
- the CYP51_2 gene encoding lanosterol 14-alpha-demethylase (TransMembrane:2 (o6-25i37-53o)): protein MFTLLIYPLWALAALFAIIIANLLYQTLPQRPNEPPLVFHWFPFFGNAVAYGLDPCGFFEKCREKHGDIFTFILFGRKIVACLGVDGNDFVLNSRLQDANAEEVYGPLTIPVFGSDVVYDCPNSKLMEQKKFVKFGLTQKALESHVQLIEREVLDYVETDPSFSGKTGTIDVSKAMAEITIFTASRSLQGEEVRRKLTAEFAALYHDLDLGFRPVNFLFPWLPLPHNRKRDAAHAKMREVYMDIINDRRKGSSDPEEGTDMIANLMGCTYKSGQPVPDKEIAHMMITLLMAGQHSSSSASSWIVLHLASSPDITEELYQEQLLNLSVDGALPPLQYSDLDKLPLLQNVVKETLRVHSSIHSILRKVKEPMQVPNSPFTITTDKVILASPTVTAMSEEHFENAKTWNPHRWDHREKEEVDTDDVIDYGYGAVSKGTKSPYLPFGAGRHRCIGEKFAYVNLGVIVATLVRNFRLSTVDGRPGVPATDYTSLFSRPAQPAFIRWERRKKA, encoded by the exons ATGTTCACTCTACTCATATATCCCTTATGGGCCTTGGCAGCCCTCTTTGCTATTATAATTGCCAACTTATTATATCAGACGCTTCCCCAAAGACCGAATGAACCTCCACTAGTTTTCCACTGGTTCCCTTTCTTTGGAAACGCAGTCGCTTACGGCCTGGATCCTTGTGGTTTCTTTGAGAAGTGCCGAGAAAAG CACGGAGATATCTTTACCTTTATCCTTTTCGGTCGAAAAATCGTTGCTTGTCTCGGCGTCGACGGCAACGATTTCGTTCTCAACAGTCGTCTTCAAGATGCCAACGCAGAAGAAGTCTACGGTCCATTGACGATCCCCGTTTTTGGTAGCGATGTCGTATACGATTGTCCCAACTCGAAGCTCATGGAACAAAAGAAGTTTGTCAAGTTTGGCCTTACACAAAAAGCTCTTGAGTCACACGTCCAACTGATCGAGCGAGAGGTTCTCGACTATGTTGAAACTGATCCATCCTTTTCTGGGAAGACTGGTACCATCGATGTTTCTAAGGCAATGGCTGAGATAACTATCTTTACTGCGTCTCGTTCTTTGCAGGGCGAGGAAGTGCGGAGGAAACTCACCGCCGAGTTTGCTGCTCTGTATCACGATCTTGACCTGGGATTTAGACCCGTCAACTTTCTTTTCCCATGGTTACCACTGCCCCATAATCGAAAACGAGATGCCGCTCATGCAAAGATGCGGGAAGTCTATATGGATATCATCAATGACCGAAGAAAAGGGAGCAGTGACCCAGAAGAGGGCACAGATATGATAGCCAACTTGATGGGCTGCACCTATAAGAGTGGACAGCCTGTTCCCGACAAGGAAATCGCCCACATGATGATTACTCTACTTATGGCAGGACAGcactcttcatcttctgcaAGTTCTTGGATTGTACTTCATCTTGCTTCGTCACCCGACATCACCGAAGAACTTTATCAGGAACAACTCTTGAACTTGAGTGTTGACGGTGCTCTGCCTCCCCTTCAATACTCTGACCTCGACAAACTCCCTCTTCTCCAGAACGTTGTCAAGGAGACACTCCGCGTCCACTCCTCCATCCACTCGATCCTACGAAAAGTCAAGGAACCCATGCAAGTTCCCAATTCCCCTTTCACCATCACTACAGACAAAGTCATCCTCGCTTCACCTACAGTCACCGCAATGAGTGAAGAGCACTTCGAGAATGCCAAAACTTGGAACCCTCATCGTTGGGATCACAGAGAAAAGGAGGAGGTCGACACCGACGATGTCATAGATTATGGATATGGGGCCGTGTCTAAAGGAACTAAGAGCCCTTACTTACCCTTTGGTGCTGGCAGACATCGCTGTATTGGAGAGAAGTTTGCCTATGTTAACTTGGGTGTCATTGTTGCTACTTTGGTGCGCAACTTCAGGCTTTCGACTGTTGATGGAAGGCCTGGAGTCCCAGCAACTGACTATACTTCATTGTTCTCACGGCCCGCTCAGCCTGCCTTTATTCGGTGGGAGCGTAGGAAGAAGGCGTAG
- a CDS encoding hypothetical protein (SECRETED:SignalP(1-23)~TransMembrane:1 (n10-18c23/24o251-268i)), translating to MPGQSTRRWLQLSFLLMAGTASAGSLKLSDFESISDKSFPSNCVAAYDTPLADCTPNDFTGGKACSAACKDSVQQTQGFIMASCGDVSADSESLLSRGQKGNLVAVLCRDVDEPQAQSEAQSEAKSEPKSEPQPVSEPQTQAPATTTTGSASATKVHKNILIETSVSSSSTKESLNGDPLSDVDENLATKSTVLAIDTEQPTGSLPLPQAPSQMVTSMTRSSAPSQTAEAANEEPTPTPTTAGGAVHAPSFNFMCASFAVSALMYMVVN from the coding sequence ATGCCTGGGCAATCCACACGACGATGGCTTCAGCTGTCCTTTCTTCTCATGGCTGGCACTGCTTCAGCAGGATCCCTCAAGCTATCCGACTTTGAGTCAATCAGCGACAAGTCTTTCCCATCAAACTGTGTCGCAGCATACGATACGCCACTTGCAGACTGTACCCCCAACGACTTTACTGGCGGCAAGGCATGCAGTGCTGCTTGCAAGGACTCAGTTCAACAAACTCAAggcttcatcatggcttcgTGTGGCGACGTCTCAGCCGACTCAGAATCTCTTCTTAGCCGTGGTCAGAAGGGTAACCTCGTCGCTGTTCTCTGCCGAGATGTCGATGAGCCTCAAGCCCAGTCTGAAGCTCAATCAGAAGCCAAATCTGAGCCCAAGTCTGAACCCCAACCTGTGTCTGAGCCCCAAACTCAAGCTCCAgccacaacaacaacaggaTCTGCGTCTGCTACCAAGGTCCACAAGAACATCCTTATCGAGACGAGTGTTTCTTCCTCGTCTACAAAGGAGAGTCTGAATGGAGACCCCCTGTCCGACGTGGACGAAAACCTCGCTACCAAGAGCACTGTTCTTGCCATCGACACTGAGCAGCCCACAGGCTCTCTGCCTCTTCCCCAAGCTCCCAGTCAGATGGTCACCTCTATGACCAGATCGAGTGCTCCTAGCCAGACAGCCGAGGCGGCCAACGAGGAGCCAACTCCTACGCCCACGACCGCGGGCGGAGCTGTCCACGCTCCTAGCTTCAACTTTATGTGTGCATCTTTCGCCGTGTCCGCACTCATGTACATGGTCGTCAACTAA
- a CDS encoding hypothetical protein (TransMembrane:11 (o12-32i102-125o131-153i174-192o204-226i246-262o268-284i296-315o321-341i362-382o407-436i)~BUSCO:4925at5125), with protein MAWSHLDITKPHLVYIILGGFTSLFMLCSSVIKERMYIGEATVATLCGVIFGPHAANLIDPQSWGSTDIVTVEFSRIVLVVQCFAVGVELPKFYMERHWKSVVFLLIPVMTFGWLITSLVIFWMIPPLDWLDSLVVAACVTATDPVLASSVVGKGKFAKRVPKHLRDLLSAESGCNDGMAFPFIYLSLYLIQFKRDAQDVSFHFVVYVLLYECIFGAIYGFVIGYIARHGIRYAEKRDLIDRESFLVFYFVVALWCAGSGSILGMDDLLVGFAAGVGFSNDGWFGEKTEESHVSNVIDLLLNLTYFVYFGTIIPWEQFNNGVFGLVAWRLVVIAIFVLLFRRIPIMLALKPLIPDVKTWREALFAGHFGPIGVGAIFVAILARAELEHEEPVPLAQLPPENSEHYELIYLVWPIVSFLVVTSILVHGSSIAVFTLGKRINTLSLTMSYTAAPEDGPTWMNRLPRISSQSRSQARSMSEVSIDEEKGPQFPPDATIPNSGPYSHLLRRQRDQGGSRSPSVVSRKRKNKNWDDDIGPGGPIAQSAIFPQRQSSTPMSPNEQTDQEDFPSQDNTESTLAADDSSKEKNSDRIEQAEESPAGSSGQKTPPKPVNIYEEGHEMIFENKDGDVLDVEPAPDSHREDENHVPITAVKPGHDKLWTMAGFKKRVGEVYNTEMEKRKDKGQDRRHEPARAYQFGNTIIVEDADGEVVKTYELPAAKGEESEAGPSTSGEKPAGKHGWANFGGVFGGNHANEQNRKKSIAETQAADDKAIRFTIGGVGQRMTKEDFIREVQKLDSRTRKEVVEKSDASQALKKVAKQDLPPELAVKAAKAAEHHAPENRKAPSGSSKSAAVPSSPAKPSEQEAETAVERKRRLAALSNQEEETKEETTETPAERRRREAALGVGNQADDSDDEGTERVPPNRRGITFADSTRPGRGRSAQ; from the exons ATGGCTTGGAGTCACCTCGACATCACCAAGCCGCACTTGGTGTATATTATCCTTGGCGGCTTCACTTCCCTTTTCATGCTCTGCTCCTCCGTTATCAAGGAGCGCATGTACATTGGTGAAGCTACAGTTGCTACCCTTTGCGGAGTTATCTTCGGTCCTCATGCCGCCAACCTCATTGACCCTCAATCATGGGGCTCAACCGATATTGTCACCGTTGAGTTTTCGCGAATTGTTCTTGTCGTACAATGTTTCGCCGTTGGTGTCGAATTGCCAAAGTTTTACATGGAGCGCCATTGGAAGTCAGTCGTCTTTCTCCTGATACCAGTCATGACTTTCGGCTGGCTCATTACTAGTCTAGTCATTTTCTGGATGATCCCACCTCTGGATTGGCTCGACAGTCTTGTTGTAGCTGCCTGCGTTACTGCTACCGATCCCGTTCTGGCATCATCCGTTGTTGGTAAGGGAAAGTTTGCTAAGCGAGTACCCAAGCATCTTCGAGATTTGTTGTCGGCTGAGTCTGGTTGCAACGATGGAATGGCGTTTCCATTCATCTATTTGTCTCTCTACCTGATCCAATTCAAGCGCGATGCTCAAGATGTGAGCTTTCACTTCGTTGTATATGTTCTCCTGTACGAGTGTATCTTTGGTGCTATCTATGGCTTCGTCATTGGCTATATTGCCCGCCACGGTATCAGATACGCCGAGAAGCGTGACTTGATCGATCGTGAGAGTTTCCTGGTCTTTTACTTCGTCGTTGCGCTCTGGTGTGCCGGCTCGGGTAGTATTCTGGGCATGGACGATTTGCTGGTCGGTTTCGCTGCAGGAGTAGGCTTCTCAAACGATGGTTGGTTTGGCGAAAAGACTGAAGAATCACACGTTTCCAACGTTATCGATCTTTTGCTTAACTTGACTTATTTCGTTTACTTTGGAACCATCATTCCATGGGAGCAATTCAACAATGGTGTTTTCGGTCTGGTCGCTTGGCGCCTGGTGGTTATTGCCATTTTTGTGCTTCTGTTCCGCCGAATTCCCATCATGCTGGCCTTGAAACCCCTTATACCGGACGTCAAAACATGGCGCGAAGCCTTGTTCGCTGGCCATTTCGGTCCAATTGGTGTAGGCGCCATTTTCGTTGCCATATTGGCCCGAGCTGAACTCGAACATGAAGAGCCAGTGCCTCTGGCACAGTTGCCACCTGAGAATAGTGAACACTATGAGCTCATTTATCTTGTGTGGCCTATAGTCAGCTTTCTAGTTGTTACATCTATTCTCGTCCATGGATCCTCCATTGCTGTTTTCACCCTTGGAAAACGTATCAACACACTGAGTCTGACAATGTCATACACAGCTGCCCCTGAAGACGGTCCTACTTGGATGAACCGGCTGCCCCGAATTTCATCCCAATCTAGGTCTCAGGCGAGATCCATGTCAGAAGTGTCCATCGACGAAGAGAAAGGGCCACAATTCCCTCCCGATGCTACGATTCCAAACAGCGGTCCCTACAGTCACTTGTTACGCAGACAAAGAGACCAAGGTGGAAGCCGTTCGCCCTCCGTTGTCTCACGGAAACGTAAGAACAAGAACTGGGATGACGACATCGGCCCTGGCGGTCCAATTGCTCAGTCTGCAATTTTCCCCCAACGACAATCATCCACTCCCATGTCTCCTAACGAACAAACCGATCAAGAGGATTTCCCATCGCAAGACAACACCGAATCGACTCTGGCCGCTGATGATAGCTCCAAGGAAAAGAACTCCGATAGGATTGAACAGGCAGAAGAGAGCCCTGCTGGCAGCAGTGGCCAGAAGACCCCTCCTAAGCCTGTGAACATCTATGAGGAGGGCCATGAGATGATATTCGAGAACAAGGATGGTGATGTACTTGACGTCGAGCCCGCGCCGGATTCTCACCGTGAGGACGAGAACCATGTGCCCATCACAGCTGTCAAGCCAGGACACGATAAGCTATGGACTATGGCTGGTTTCAAGAAGAGAGTGGGTGAGGTCTATAATACCGAAATGGAGAAGCGAAAAGACAAGGGCCAGGACCGACGACATGAACCTGCCAGAGCCTACCAGTTTGGAAACACG ATTATTGTCGAAGACGCAGATGGTGAAGTTGTTAAGACCTATGAACTGCCTGCAGCCAAGGGCGAAGAGTCCGAAGCTGGTCCCAGCACATCTGGTGAAAAGCCCGCTGGCAAACATGGCTGGGCTAATTTCGGAGGTGTATTCGGTGGTAACCACGCAAATGAGCAAAACAGGAAGAAGTCGATTGCAGAGACTCAAGCTGCTGATGACAAGGCTATTCGTTTCACGATTGGTGGCGTTGGTCAACGTATGACCAAGGAGGACTTCATTCGCGAAGTGCAGAAGCTGGATTCACGAACAAGGAAGGAAGTTGTTGAGAAGTCCGATGCATCACAGGCTCTCAAGAAGGTCGCCAAGCAAGACCTTCCTCCTGAATTAGCTGTGAAGGCCGCTAAGGCTGCTGAACACCACGCTCCCGAGAACCGAAAGGCGCCTTCTGGCTCATCTAAATCTGCCGCAGTTCCCTCGAGTCCAGCCAAACCGTCTGAACAAGAAGCAGAGACTGCTGTCGAGCGCAAGCGCCGTTTAGCAGCGCTCTCGAACCAAGAGGAGGAGACCAAGGAAGAGACTACCGAAACGCCGGCTGAGAGGCGACGAAGAGAGGCCGCGCTAGGTGTTGGCAACCAAGCCGACGATAGCGATGACGAGGGAACAGAAAGAGTGCCACCTAACCGACGAGGCATTACATTTGCCGATTCAACAAGGCCTGGCAGAGGAAGAAGCGCGCAATAA
- a CDS encoding hypothetical protein (TransMembrane:1 (o12-34i)) produces the protein MDSGDGQRDSPLSITSNIAGILTFVVAIAAAFYARLTYLRNSDDEFFRVKTSLSWYKTESTWLADLVTAINAQHEGFHSHQPEYQMYSFVMDDLLNLERRLLDIVAETEAKSTMSDDGESWTLMPRGWSGRTTVAMAWLRVRTKALELVRQREGLTARVQFMQMSMISSRLRDLESRTKWREMKMDESSRKLEALIENQRDRIHRLEDLVRRWSHRDHSSLARSGTLTGLEVKGVESNSLVDDDGSTAMSESADLSPSRRPIKQ, from the coding sequence ATGGACTCTGGCGACGGCCAGAGGGACTCGCCGCTCTCAATAACGTCCAACATCGCAGGCATCTTGACATTTGTCGTTGCGATTGCTGCAGCGTTCTACGCACGTCTCACATACCTGCGGAACAGTGACGACGAGTTCTTCCGCGTCAAGACATCTTTGTCGTGGTATAAAACCGAATCCACATGGCTGGCAGACCTTGTAACAGCTATCAATGCCCAGCATGAAGGTTTCCATTCACACCAACCCGAGTATCAGATGTATTCCTTCGTAATGGACGATCTGCTTAATCTTGAACGGCGTCTGCTCGACATTGTCGCTGAGACGGAGGCCAAGTCGACTATGAGCGATGATGGTGAAAGTTGGACACTAATGCCGCGAGGTTGGAGCGGCCGCACAACAGTAGCCATGGCTTGGCTAAGGGTACGGACTAAAGCTCTGGAGTTGGTCAGGCAGCGGGAAGGGTTGACGGCGAGGGTGCAGTTTATGCAAATGAGTATGATCTCCTCTCGACTGCGCGACCTTGAATCGAGGACGAAATGGCGAGAAATGAAGATGGATGAGAGTTCGAGAAAACTCGAGGCTCTGATTGAGAATCAAAGGGATCGAATTCATCGGCTGGAGGACCTCGTAAGACGATGGTCACATCGTGATCATTCTAGTCTTGCGCGGTCAGGGACGTTGACAGGCCTCGAGGTCAAAGGTGTAGAATCAAACAGTTTGGTGGATGATGACGGCTCTACTGCAATGTCTGAGTCGGCAGACTTAAGCCCATCGAGGAGGCCAATCAAGCAATGA
- a CDS encoding hypothetical protein (TransMembrane:4 (i66-87o93-114i135-153o173-198i)~BUSCO:52476at5125), translating into MARQRKEKSVKDIKLEQPDRSGPTKETLVDFAKGRDLFAEADRRQRELDGEGPLLSPRTERILETLLWTAIIATLHFTFDVLVQRQYAMELDWFLVIQRTFTAWLLFIALFYVLHPHYSQRQFIPLVPQQYQETIRQAIFFIASTLGGCYLIHISNNYSYIAVMKQAPPVGCLWVWAVVEMDILWAFPSLCIAVAYAYKNGYGFR; encoded by the exons ATGGCCCGCCAACGCAAAGAAAAGTCCGTCAAGGATATCAAACTCGAACAACCCGACCGCTCTGGACCAACCAAGGAGACACTCGTCGATTTCGCAAAGGGTCGCGATCTCTTTGCTGAAGCCGATCGTCGCCAGCGCGAGCTCGACGGCGAAGGACCCCTCTTGTCGCCTCGCACAGAACGTATCCTCGAAACCCTACTATGGACCGCTATTATTGCTACGCTTCACTTTACGTTTGACGTACTTGTGCAGCGACAGTACGCCATGGAACTTGATTGGTTTCTTGTAATCCAGCGAACTTTCACAGCCTGGCTCT TGTTCATCGCTCTATTTTACGTCCTCCATCCGCATTATTCGCAGAGACAGTTTATTCCTCTTGTCCCCCAACAGTATCAAGAGACTATTCGCCaggccatcttcttcattgCAAGCACACTCGGCGGCTGCTACCTCATCCACATCAGCAACAATTACAGTTATATAGCAGTCATGAAGCAAGCTCCTCCCGTGGGTTGCCTATGGGTTTGGGCCGTTGTCGAGATGGACATTCTCTGGGCCTTTCCCAGTCTTTGCATCGCCGTCGCATACGCATACAAGAACGGATACGGATTCAGATAG
- a CDS encoding hypothetical protein (SECRETED:SignalP(1-19)~BUSCO:37944at5125): protein MNVLHIFAGLAVVVPGIYMFTANQTQSAIKNKRVCLLIAHPDDEAMFFSPTVLALTRPENENHVKILCLSTGDADGLGDVRKQELVKSGLALGLQSEDDVFVVDNPTDFPDSMTRMWDKNLIARLLGGTFAPKFGHERKNNLKPTAAIDILITFDSNGVSSHPNHISLYLGARSFIQALTSTESEWPSPVDLYTLTSVGIVRKYSAFMDFVPTLLSYLGVKNEDKERPESLVFMNQLVGRGAYGTAWSAMTQAHRSQMVWFRYGWITLSRYMVINDLRLEKVKAQ from the exons ATGAACGTTCTTCACATCTTTGCAGGCCTCGCCGTTGTGGTGCCAGGTATTTACATGTTCACAGCGAACCAAACCCAGTCggccatcaagaacaagcgcGTCTGTCTCTTGATCGCACACCCCGACGACGAAGCCATGTTCTTCTCGCCCACCGTCCTCGCCCTCACACGACCTGAGAACGAAAACCACGTTAAGATTCTATGCTTGAGCACCG GAGATGCCGACGGGCTAGGAGACGTTCGCAAGCAAGAGCTGGTCAAGAGCGGTTTGGCGCTGGGACTACAATCCGAGGATGATGTCTTTGTGGTGGATAACCC CACTGACTTCCCAGACTCCATGACCAGAATGTGGGATAAGAACCTAATTGCTCGTCTACTAGGAGGCACATTTGCGCCCAAATTCGGCCACGAGCGCAAGAACAACCTCAAGCCTACAGCCGCCATTGACATTCTTATCACCTTTGACAGTAACGGCGTGTCTTCTCACCCTAACCATATCTCCCTGTACTTGGGTGCCCGTTCCTTTATTCAGGCTCTCACCTCGACTGAGTCGGAATGGCCGAGCCCTGTCGATCTATATACCCTAACCTCTGTGGGCATTGTGCGCAAGTACTCGGCCTTTATGGACTTTGTTCCTACACTGCTCTCGTATCTAGGAGTCAAAAACGAGGACAAGGAGCGCCCTGAAAGTCTGGTCTTCATGAACCAGCTTGTTGGCCGAGGCGCATACGGCACTGCTTGGAGTGCCATGACTCAGGCCCACAGGAGCCAGATGGTCTGGTTCCGCTATGGCTGGATCACCCTCAGCCGATACatggtcatcaacgactTGCGTCTCGAAAAAGTCAAGGCACAGTGA
- a CDS encoding hypothetical protein (SECRETED:SignalP(1-19)~MEROPS:MER0000412) translates to MRFSFVSAAVLGLISSVNAWGGLAPDSPRFRTLERHGLTAFQHAATNSILEFTSNSGICETTPGVDQHSGYLSVGKNHSMWFWFFEARNNPEDAPLAIWLNGGPGCSSMVGLFTEHGPCHFVGNDTEPTLNPYSWNEYANMLYIDQPIGTGFSTGTEDVNSTAQAAPYIWKFMQVFLDRFPKYKSREFGLFTQSYGGHYGPEFADYFLNQNEQIDDGHLDAHKIDMVALGINNGWIEPKRQYKSYATYANRNPYKKILTNKQLKTSLDSYYKYCLPAMENCTELEGQDEECAKADDACNTQMFTNLVIAGGTDFNVYDVRIGQNDVDPPDTFLEYITRAEVMDAIGANTRFAECSDTVYANMAKTGDGARSYVGPLADVVKRGINTLIWAGDTDWICNWEGVLWASYALEWPGQKEFVAAPFRNYTVDGKAQGRYKTVDNLSFLKVWEAGHSVPYYQPETALQVFKQVMQKKPIKST, encoded by the exons ATGCGATTCTCATTTGTGTCCGCCGCCGTGTTGGGCCTCATCAGCTCAGTCAATGCTTGGGGTGGTCTTGCTCCTGATAGTCCAAGATTCCGGACATTAGAACGTCACGGCCTTACAGCATTTCAGCATGCTGCTACTAATTCCATCCTCGAGTTTACTAGTAACTCGGGGATTTGCGAGACTACGCCTGGTGTTGATCAACACTCGGGTTACTTGTCTGTTG GAAAGAACCATAGCATGTGGTTCTGGTTCTTTGAAGCCCGTAATAACCCAGAGGATGCACCCCTTGCTATCTGGCTGAATGGTGGCCCTGGATGTTCTTCCATGGTCGGTCTTTTCACTGAACATGGACCTTGCCATTTCGTCGGCAACGACACAGAGCCGACTCTGAACCCTTACTCATGGAACGAGTACGCAAACATGCTCTACATAGACCAACCCATCGGTACTGGCTTCAGCACTGGCACCGAAGATGTCAACTCAACAGCGCAGGCAGCTCCTTATATCTGGAAGTTCATGCAAGTGTTCTTGGACCGTTTCCCCAAGTACAAGTCGCGAGAGTTTGGTCTCTTTACTCAATCGTACGGCGGACACTACGGCCCTGAGTTCGCCGACTACTTCCTCAACCAAAATGAGCAGATCGACGATGGCCACCTCGACGCCCACAAGATCGACATGGTTGCGCTGGGCATCAACAACGGCTGGATCGAACCCAAGAGACAGTACAAGTCGTACGCAACGTATGCGAACCGCAATCCCTACAAGAAGATCCTCACAAACAAACAGCTGAAGACTTCTCTCGATTCATATTATAAGTACTGCTTACCCGCCATGGAGAACTGTACAGAGCTTGAAGGCCAGGACGAGGAATGCGCAAAAGCTGATGATGCTTGTAATACGCAAATGTTCACCAACCTTGTGATCGCGGGAGGGACCGACTTCAACGTTTACGATGTACGCATCGGTCAAAACGATGTTGACCCACCAGACACGTTCCTTGAGTACATCACCAGAGCTGAGGTCATGGACGCAATCGGAGCGAACACCCGATTTGCTGAGTGTAGTGACACCGTCTACGCAAACATGGCGAAAACAGGAGACG GTGCGCGTTCATATGTCGGGCCTTTGGCTGATGTTGTGAAGCGTGGTATCAACACCCTCATCTGGGCCGGAGATACTG ACTGGATCTGCAACTGGGAGGGCGTACTCTGGGCTTCTTATGCACTGGAGTGGCCAGGCCAGAAAGAATTCGTAGCAGCGCCATTCCGCAACTACACAGTCGATGGCAAAGCCCAAGGTCGATACAAGACTGTAGACAACTTGTCCTTCCTCAAAGTTTGGGAGGCTGGACACTCAGTGCCATACTATC AGCCCGAAACAGCGTTGCAGGTGTTCAAGCAGGTGATGCAAAAGAAACCTATCAAGTCGACCTAA